A genome region from Gymnogyps californianus isolate 813 chromosome 4, ASM1813914v2, whole genome shotgun sequence includes the following:
- the UBE2K gene encoding ubiquitin-conjugating enzyme E2 K isoform X1, giving the protein MANIAVQRIKREFKEVLKSEETSKNQIKVDLVDENFTELRGEIAGPPDTPYEGGRYQLEIKIPETYPFNPPKVRFITKIWHPNISSVTGAICLDILKDQWAAAMTLRTVLLSLQALLAAAEPDDPQDAVVANQYKQNPEMFKQTARLWAHVYAGAPVSSPEYTKKIENLCAMGFDRNAVIVALSSKSWDVETATELLLSN; this is encoded by the exons acgagcaaaaatcaaattaaagtAGATCTTGTAGATGAGAATTTTACAGAATTAAGAGGAGAAATAGCAGGACCTCCGGACACACCATATGAAG GTGGAAGGTATCAACTAGAGATAAAAATTCCAGAGACATATCCATTTAATCCTCCTAAG GTGCGGTTTATCACCAAAATATGGCATCCTAATATTAGCTCAGTCACTGGGGCCATTTGTTTGGATATTCTGAAAGATCAATG ggCAGCAGCAATGACTCTAAGAACAGTGTTGTTATCGCTGCAAGCATTGTTGGCAGCTGCAGAACCAGATGATCCACAAGATGCAGTAGTGGCAAACCAG TACAAACAAAATCCAGAAATGTTTAAACAGACAGCTCGACTTTGGGCACATGTGTATGCTGGAGCACCAGTTTCTAGTCCAGAATACaccaaaaaaatagaaaacctttGTGCTATGGGCTTTGATAGG AATGCAGTAATAGTGGCCTTGTCTTCAAAATCATGGGATGTAGAGACTGCAACAGAATTACTCCTGAGTAACTGA